The genome window AAAACGAGTCGAAGCAAGTGGATGAATATGCTGCTTTCCGTCTTTTTCGGTAATATCCGCCGTAATATGAAAAACATCGCGAAGAAGCTCTGTCGTGAAAACTTCTCTAGGCGAGCCGTCTTTGACTAATTGTCCATTTTCGCATACAAAAACATGGTCACTGTATATTGCTGCCTGATTTAAATCATGTAAAACGAGCACGATGGTTAAATTATATTCTTTATTTAAATGCACGAGTAAATCTAAAAGCTCCAGTTGATGCGCAATATCTAAATAAGTCGTGGGCTCATCTAGTAATAAAATAGGTGTTTTTTGTGCAAGAGCCATGGCGAGCCAAGCGCGTTGTCGTTCCCCGCCTGATAACGAATGCAGTGGGCGATAAGCCAATTCTTCTAAATTGCATACTTTAATAGCCCAGTGAATGACCGCCTCATCCTCTTCTTGCAAAGTGGAGAGCCAGCTTCGGTGCGGCAAGCGGCCATACGCCACTAAATCATGTACCATCACATCTACCAAACCTTCTGGAGCTTGTGATAGCATCGTCATTTTCTTCGCTAAATCTTTAGATGGGATTTCAGTAATATTTTTTTCATTTAAGAGAATCTCTCCGCTATCCGGTGTCAAAAGACGCATCATCAAACGCAACATAGTCGATTTTCCCGAGCCGTTTGGACCGATAAGCGTAGTGATTTTCCCTTCTGGAATGCTCGCGCTCACATTTTTCATTTCGAAATCTCTTTTACGTGAGAAAGAAACATTTTTTAGTTCTAATGCAGGTTTCATGAAGCAACCCTCCCTCTTTGAAGTAAGAATAAGAAGAATGGTGCACCAATCATTGCAAGAAGGATTCCAACTGGAAGCTCGATGGATCCGAACCAACTTCTAGCTGCTGTATCAGCAAAGCCAACTAATAAAGCCCCGCCGAGTGCGGATAATGGTAGTAAATATTTATAGTCATTTCCAATGATCAAACGGAAAATATGTGGCACGACAAGTCCAACAAAGCCAATAAGTCCAGCTACACTAACCGCAACACCACTGAGAAAGGCCGCCAACATAATAATGAAAAAGCGATGCCGTTCAACAGAAAAGCCAAGTAATTTCGCCGCATCGTCCCCAAGTAGCAATACATTAGAAGAACGAATCGCAAAACCACTTAAAACAAACCCGACCAGCATATACGGCCAAATCATATCCAAATGATACCAACTTTTCCCGGAGAGCGTTCCTGTCATCCAAGAAATGACACTTTGGACCCGGTTGCTATAAAGCACCATTACGCCAGAAGTCATCGCTCCAATAAACGCATTAATCGCTACCCCCGACAAAATTACGCGTAAAGGCGAAACACCGCGATCCCATGCAAGCAAATAAATCAAAATAGCTGTTCCAAACGCCCCTAAAAACGCACCAATCGGCACAAAGGAAGCTAACGCAGGAAATGCTAATGTCATTAAAATGGCAACAAAACCACCACCCGCTGAAACCCCAATTACTCCTGGGTCAGCTAATGGATTCCGCATCACACCTTGCAGCAAGCATCCAGCAATCGCCAGCGCCGCTCCTACTAAGAAAGCAATTAATAACCGAGGCAAGCGCAAGTTCCAAATCAATTGGTTCGCTAGGTCGCTTCCCCCGCCAGTTAGCGTCTGCCAAGCGTCACTATATGTAATTTTCACGGACCCAGTTGTCAGTCCGTAGAAAAAAGCTAAAATAAGTAAAATGATTACTACAATAAAAGTTATCCGTCTACGTTTTCGCCGCGGATCATGCGCCTTCACAGTTGTCATTAGTTATCCACCTTATTTATCTCATCTGTCATATAATCCAATGCTTGATCAATTTTAATTCCAGGATTGGTTCCGAAAAGTTCTGCTGGAAGTACGACAATATGATCATTTTTAACGGCGCTTGTTGAATTCCAAGCTTCATTTTGTTTCATTTCTTTCTTAAATGCTGCTTCTGTTTCTTTTTCGTCCCCGCCGTGAATCATTAAGAAAATCACTTCTGGGTCAGCGGCAACAATTTTTTCTACGTTCATCGAAGCGTATTGCGGGAAGTTTTCAACGCCTTTAAAATCTTTCGCTACATTTTCTCCACCAGCAATTTCTAAAACATTTCCACTTAATGAGGACGGTAGCGCTGCATAATTACTTCCAGGAGCTCCTAGAACAAGTAATGAACGCACTTTTTTACCTTGTTGCTTCTTCTTCACTTCCGCCACTTTTTGGTCAATATTCGCTTCTAACTCTTTGGCTTTTGTCTCTTTACCTAAAAGCTTGCCAAGTACGGCTGTTTGTTTTTTAATTTCGTCAATTGAGTTGG of Listeria monocytogenes contains these proteins:
- a CDS encoding ABC transporter ATP-binding protein yields the protein MKPALELKNVSFSRKRDFEMKNVSASIPEGKITTLIGPNGSGKSTMLRLMMRLLTPDSGEILLNEKNITEIPSKDLAKKMTMLSQAPEGLVDVMVHDLVAYGRLPHRSWLSTLQEEDEAVIHWAIKVCNLEELAYRPLHSLSGGERQRAWLAMALAQKTPILLLDEPTTYLDIAHQLELLDLLVHLNKEYNLTIVLVLHDLNQAAIYSDHVFVCENGQLVKDGSPREVFTTELLRDVFHITADITEKDGKQHIHPLASTRFEY
- a CDS encoding FecCD family ABC transporter permease; protein product: MTTVKAHDPRRKRRRITFIVVIILLILAFFYGLTTGSVKITYSDAWQTLTGGGSDLANQLIWNLRLPRLLIAFLVGAALAIAGCLLQGVMRNPLADPGVIGVSAGGGFVAILMTLAFPALASFVPIGAFLGAFGTAILIYLLAWDRGVSPLRVILSGVAINAFIGAMTSGVMVLYSNRVQSVISWMTGTLSGKSWYHLDMIWPYMLVGFVLSGFAIRSSNVLLLGDDAAKLLGFSVERHRFFIIMLAAFLSGVAVSVAGLIGFVGLVVPHIFRLIIGNDYKYLLPLSALGGALLVGFADTAARSWFGSIELPVGILLAMIGAPFFLFLLQRGRVAS
- a CDS encoding ABC transporter substrate-binding protein translates to MKKITILMLSITAALLLASCGNDTTTDMNNETTKTENKSQAALTITDMAGRDVSFDKKPERIIALTNADMNIIYALGGTVVGRQTTDASGVPDGAKKATEVGNTHDLNLEKIASLGADAIVASSEQNLKDVPAMEGVGPKVVLTGANSIDEIKKQTAVLGKLLGKETKAKELEANIDQKVAEVKKKQQGKKVRSLLVLGAPGSNYAALPSSLSGNVLEIAGGENVAKDFKGVENFPQYASMNVEKIVAADPEVIFLMIHGGDEKETEAAFKKEMKQNEAWNSTSAVKNDHIVVLPAELFGTNPGIKIDQALDYMTDEINKVDN